In Halobacillus amylolyticus, the following proteins share a genomic window:
- a CDS encoding PA14 domain-containing protein, with the protein MIVLKLKLNMRLSLFLALIIILTPLLGKEVAKAAESNWSGAFYNNQTLSGTSIPASYESLSFNWGNSSPKKGVHSDYFSSRFSKKLTLSQKQDYFVKTFADDGIRVKVDGKTVIDRWSSSAGEFNQAFLPNLQTGTHEVTVDYFDRRHGATQFADVLKFGDWIGYYYDNKSLEGNPMGTKVFYPKSVRSLQFDHGYNSPNVKGIGKGDFSAEFYTAMRIPAGKYVLKTIPDDGIRVYIDGKKALDYWQPSDSKEKSNIINVEDKSSGEKDVHWIKIEYFENGGKSKLDFKLTPLSEALSSEKWLASHYNSTSPMGNGIVETNKSHKEINFKWGFGSPYNGIRSDYFSSSFFKRLDPNQNYFVKTFADDRVRVSVNGDFVLNRWSNSAGEEDAGLITGLEPSNIVQVDYMDNTREATLLADVLPVGDWMSYYYNNNNLDGTPVYKEQLDGISNSLSFDHGYNSPSEKVSKNEFTASFTTYKKLSAGKYLFNTKVDDGIRIYVDDNLVVNQWGKSRYQEELNHVVEISDLKGREKEFHKIRIEYREFEGKSRLDFKITPFNRTFSYDSWTGIYYNDRNLSGVGKISPNSYESLDFTWGFGSPMEGIKTDYFSASFYKKIRAGKDYFVQTYADDRVQVSVNDNYVIDRWSNSSGEVDNGVITNRNKDSLVKVNYMDNTRHAKLKADIVPFNDWIGYYYNNVEPKGAPDAKAILSGVDNSLSFDHGYGRPLKGINEDDFSANFTTYKRLDPGRYVLNTKVDDGIRIYVDGELVINQWQKNRFNEDLQHVLDIQNNEGSNIHEIKIHYKEFSGKSKLDFEISPIHEVLSTDSYLAAYFNQSSPTGIGVIDANSPIKDINFSWNSNASLNSISTTNNFSASYHKLLPSNHDYFVQTYTKDKVRVKVNGKEIINNWSSNNEGVAKGYITNLKSPVQLQIDYSKNSDNGMVMSDVVPFGDWIVHYYNNKSLSGTPVANETIKSSKLASETALDIDHGQSSPIENVNKNQHSATYTTYKRLQAGDYIVRTQADDGIRVYLDGKLILDQWENSTFGEQTTNLIKVRDHSNSGKDIHEIKVEYYDDYNHSKFKFSLLPVKEEIPEQGWIGLYYPNENLNNATAVEGGTNSVKQLDRISKYWLEDKPKNSIPEDNFSASFYRYINGNKDYFVQTFADDGVRLSIDDNRVIDAWHPSPGDIHRGLVTGLSNTNHRVQLDYFDQTSNAVLYNDVVELGDWVAYYYGNNDLNGYPVNSDVFSPNSSGGFTDNYNQTLDRVPNNNISTRYTTAKRIEEGSYHLNVNLYGGVQVLIDGEVVIDRRYQDNEQDRTVKVDIEDTPNQGNIHWIEVRYFNESAKSNIKLSLTKYNERAYLNEDSWTAEYYPNVIDPNSNSPQSSNGVAYIVDGIDNIEFDWENNSPHSMLPSDEFSVIFRKELVVNEDTAYDFSVLADDGVIVEVDGERIIDSWKGSDYELREAKNHYLTKGSHTITVKYFEGSRRAAIELSYKQSVLKEVNSTYTSYELSLDRMVNVQMTASPATDIRYKLYIREDGLLEGTPSAGFGTVDGGTWNIRRGPGTSFQTGAQVTSGDVFPIRGSVKGSDGYMWHHITSTNSWVVPTKEDLAYYVNPNNFTGDFRQSLQFLKLSDSGDINIQEVNEKILQNKGILKGKAKSFEEAGKKHGVNIIYLIAHALLESGNGNSELSTGVVVDGEEGRKVVYNMYGIGAYDNCALACGSQYAYDAGWFTPEAAIIGGAQFIGDGYVNAGLDTLYKMRFNPEAIENNGKYGRQYATDIGWAYKQTRRIYELYNLLESYSITLDIPRFK; encoded by the coding sequence ATGATAGTTTTAAAGTTAAAATTGAATATGAGGTTGTCTTTGTTTTTGGCTCTTATTATCATCTTAACTCCCTTATTAGGAAAAGAAGTAGCTAAAGCAGCAGAGAGTAATTGGTCGGGGGCATTTTACAACAACCAAACTTTATCTGGAACTTCAATTCCGGCGAGCTACGAAAGCTTGTCTTTTAATTGGGGGAATTCTTCACCTAAAAAAGGGGTACACTCAGACTACTTTTCTTCGAGATTCAGTAAAAAATTAACATTGAGTCAAAAGCAAGACTATTTTGTTAAGACTTTTGCTGATGATGGTATTCGAGTGAAGGTTGATGGAAAGACAGTTATTGATCGCTGGAGTTCTTCTGCAGGGGAATTTAATCAAGCATTTCTTCCTAATTTACAAACAGGCACCCATGAAGTCACTGTAGATTACTTTGATAGAAGACATGGGGCTACTCAGTTTGCAGATGTATTAAAGTTTGGGGATTGGATTGGTTATTACTATGATAATAAATCCCTAGAAGGTAATCCAATGGGAACAAAAGTTTTTTATCCAAAAAGCGTCCGATCCCTTCAGTTTGATCATGGTTATAACTCACCTAATGTGAAGGGGATAGGCAAAGGCGATTTTTCCGCAGAGTTTTATACAGCTATGAGAATTCCAGCAGGGAAATACGTGCTGAAAACGATTCCTGATGATGGCATACGAGTCTACATAGATGGAAAAAAGGCACTGGATTACTGGCAACCTAGTGATTCTAAAGAAAAATCCAACATAATAAATGTAGAAGACAAATCCTCAGGAGAAAAAGATGTTCATTGGATAAAAATCGAATACTTTGAGAATGGTGGCAAGAGTAAATTAGATTTTAAGCTGACCCCTTTGAGTGAGGCGTTATCTAGTGAAAAGTGGTTAGCAAGTCATTATAACTCTACATCACCTATGGGGAATGGAATTGTAGAAACGAATAAATCTCATAAAGAAATTAATTTTAAATGGGGTTTTGGTAGCCCGTATAACGGCATTCGTTCAGACTATTTTTCAAGTTCTTTCTTTAAAAGACTTGACCCTAATCAAAACTACTTTGTTAAAACATTCGCGGATGACCGTGTGAGAGTGTCCGTAAATGGAGATTTTGTTTTAAATCGGTGGTCCAATTCTGCAGGGGAGGAAGATGCTGGACTAATTACTGGTTTAGAGCCTAGTAATATTGTTCAAGTAGACTATATGGACAATACTAGAGAAGCCACTCTATTAGCTGATGTATTACCTGTCGGGGATTGGATGTCATATTATTATAATAATAATAATTTAGATGGTACACCTGTTTATAAGGAACAGTTAGATGGAATATCAAATTCTTTAAGCTTTGACCATGGTTATAATTCTCCATCTGAGAAAGTTTCGAAAAACGAATTTACTGCAAGTTTTACAACATACAAAAAATTAAGTGCGGGAAAATACTTGTTTAACACAAAAGTCGACGATGGGATAAGAATTTATGTTGATGACAATCTTGTTGTGAATCAATGGGGGAAAAGTCGTTACCAGGAAGAGTTAAATCACGTAGTAGAAATATCTGATCTTAAAGGAAGAGAGAAAGAATTCCATAAAATAAGGATTGAATATAGGGAGTTTGAGGGGAAGAGTAGACTAGATTTTAAAATAACCCCTTTCAATCGGACATTCTCCTATGATTCTTGGACAGGAATTTATTATAATGATAGAAACTTAAGTGGTGTTGGAAAAATTTCACCAAACTCTTACGAATCTTTAGATTTCACTTGGGGCTTTGGTTCACCGATGGAAGGAATAAAAACAGACTATTTCTCAGCCTCTTTTTACAAAAAAATTCGTGCCGGAAAAGACTATTTTGTACAAACATATGCTGATGATAGAGTTCAGGTGTCAGTCAATGATAATTATGTAATTGATAGATGGTCTAATTCATCAGGTGAAGTTGATAATGGTGTTATCACAAATAGAAACAAAGATTCCCTGGTAAAAGTTAATTACATGGATAATACTCGTCATGCAAAATTAAAAGCTGACATAGTTCCATTTAATGATTGGATAGGTTATTACTATAATAATGTTGAACCGAAGGGAGCTCCAGATGCAAAGGCAATCTTATCAGGAGTAGATAATAGCTTATCTTTCGACCATGGTTATGGAAGACCATTAAAAGGTATTAATGAAGATGATTTCTCAGCCAACTTTACTACATACAAAAGGTTAGATCCTGGCAGGTATGTGTTAAACACAAAGGTTGATGATGGAATCCGTATTTATGTTGATGGTGAGTTAGTTATTAACCAATGGCAAAAGAATCGTTTCAACGAGGATTTACAACATGTACTGGATATTCAGAATAATGAAGGTTCAAATATTCATGAGATAAAGATCCATTATAAAGAGTTCTCAGGAAAAAGTAAGCTTGATTTTGAAATTTCACCTATACATGAAGTTTTATCAACTGATAGTTACTTAGCTGCATATTTTAATCAGTCCTCACCTACAGGTATAGGGGTTATTGATGCTAATAGTCCAATCAAAGATATTAACTTTTCTTGGAATAGCAATGCATCACTTAATTCAATATCAACTACTAATAATTTCTCGGCTTCCTATCATAAACTTTTACCATCTAATCATGACTATTTCGTGCAAACGTACACGAAAGATAAGGTTAGAGTAAAAGTGAATGGGAAAGAAATAATTAACAATTGGTCTAGTAATAATGAAGGGGTGGCCAAGGGATATATTACAAATTTGAAAAGCCCAGTACAATTACAAATCGATTATTCAAAGAACTCAGATAATGGAATGGTGATGTCAGATGTGGTTCCGTTTGGAGATTGGATTGTTCATTATTACAATAATAAATCATTAAGCGGGACGCCTGTTGCTAATGAGACAATTAAATCATCTAAACTAGCGTCAGAAACAGCACTTGATATTGATCATGGGCAAAGTTCACCTATAGAAAATGTTAATAAAAATCAACACTCTGCAACATATACAACATATAAACGTTTACAAGCAGGGGACTATATTGTTAGAACACAAGCTGATGACGGGATAAGGGTCTATTTAGACGGAAAATTAATTCTTGATCAATGGGAAAATAGCACATTTGGGGAACAAACAACTAACCTTATTAAAGTGAGAGATCATAGTAATAGTGGCAAAGATATCCATGAGATAAAGGTAGAATACTACGACGACTATAACCATAGTAAATTTAAATTCTCATTATTACCTGTAAAAGAAGAGATTCCTGAACAGGGATGGATAGGTCTTTATTATCCGAATGAAAACCTAAATAATGCAACTGCTGTGGAGGGTGGAACAAACTCTGTTAAACAGTTGGATAGAATTTCAAAATATTGGTTGGAAGATAAACCTAAGAATAGTATTCCGGAAGATAACTTTTCCGCGAGCTTCTATCGTTATATAAACGGAAACAAAGATTACTTTGTTCAGACTTTTGCGGATGATGGTGTAAGACTGTCAATAGATGATAATAGAGTAATAGATGCCTGGCACCCTTCACCAGGAGATATCCATAGGGGCTTAGTAACAGGATTATCAAACACTAACCATAGGGTGCAGCTAGATTACTTTGATCAAACGTCAAATGCTGTCCTATACAATGATGTTGTGGAGTTAGGTGATTGGGTTGCTTATTATTATGGTAACAATGATTTAAATGGGTATCCTGTAAACTCTGACGTGTTTTCACCTAATTCTAGTGGTGGGTTTACGGATAACTATAATCAAACCTTAGATCGAGTACCGAATAATAACATTTCGACTAGATATACTACGGCTAAACGTATCGAAGAGGGTTCATATCATCTGAACGTAAATCTTTATGGCGGAGTTCAAGTACTGATAGATGGTGAAGTAGTAATAGACAGACGGTACCAGGATAATGAGCAAGATCGTACTGTTAAAGTCGATATTGAAGACACACCAAATCAAGGAAATATACATTGGATTGAGGTTCGCTATTTTAATGAAAGTGCGAAAAGTAATATTAAACTTTCACTTACTAAGTATAACGAAAGAGCATATCTCAATGAAGATAGTTGGACAGCAGAATATTATCCTAATGTTATCGATCCCAATAGCAATTCACCCCAATCTTCTAACGGGGTAGCATATATTGTTGATGGAATTGATAACATCGAATTTGATTGGGAAAATAATAGTCCCCATTCAATGTTACCATCTGATGAGTTCTCAGTTATTTTTAGAAAAGAATTAGTGGTAAATGAAGACACTGCCTATGACTTTAGTGTTTTGGCTGATGATGGCGTGATAGTAGAGGTGGATGGTGAGAGGATTATAGATTCTTGGAAAGGCAGCGATTATGAATTAAGAGAAGCCAAAAACCATTACCTTACTAAAGGAAGTCATACTATTACAGTAAAATACTTTGAAGGATCTAGGAGAGCAGCAATTGAGTTATCCTATAAACAATCTGTATTAAAAGAGGTTAACAGTACTTATACATCATATGAGCTTTCGCTAGATCGTATGGTTAATGTACAAATGACTGCTAGTCCTGCCACAGATATAAGGTATAAACTTTATATAAGGGAAGATGGCTTACTAGAGGGAACTCCATCAGCAGGTTTCGGTACTGTAGATGGGGGAACTTGGAATATCCGGCGTGGGCCTGGTACTAGTTTCCAAACAGGTGCTCAAGTTACCAGTGGGGATGTATTTCCAATTAGAGGGAGCGTTAAAGGTTCTGATGGTTATATGTGGCACCATATTACTAGTACGAACTCTTGGGTGGTTCCTACTAAAGAAGATCTTGCATATTATGTTAACCCTAATAATTTCACAGGTGATTTCAGACAATCTCTACAGTTCTTAAAGTTATCGGACAGTGGAGATATCAACATCCAGGAAGTAAACGAAAAAATTCTACAAAATAAAGGAATTTTAAAGGGAAAAGCAAAGTCTTTTGAAGAAGCTGGTAAAAAGCATGGGGTTAACATTATTTATCTAATAGCCCATGCCTTACTAGAATCTGGAAACGGGAATTCAGAACTTTCTACTGGAGTAGTTGTTGATGGTGAGGAAGGAAGAAAAGTTGTTTATAACATGTATGGAATAGGTGCATATGATAACTGTGCCTTAGCGTGTGGTTCCCAGTATGCATATGATGCAGGTTGGTTTACACCTGAAGCTGCTATTATTGGTGGAGCTCAGTTTATCGGGGATGGTTATGTAAATGCTGGTTTAGATACTTTATATAAAATGCGTTTTAACCCCGAAGCTATTGAGAATAATGGTAAGTATGGAAGGCAATATGCAACCGATATTGGGTGGGCCTATAAGCAAACTAGAAGAATATATGAGCTTTATAATTTGCTTGAGTCTTATAGCATTACGTTAGATATTCCAAGGTTTAAATAA
- a CDS encoding acyltransferase produces MNRNTTIDFIKFFAMIFIVYIHANAFENVNILGVEGKKIDLIIDTFARFGVPFFFMVSGYLVVNQVQNRGGKYFTGYIFKLVKLYVAWFLFFIFYDLLMKIINEGFKTGVLWDYVASYNSLEVFYYGAGHTQYHLWYLLAAIWGMVIFSIFYYFQKTNILFFISLTLYLIGLLDQSYSGIYNLYFNSRDGIFFGLFYITLGAMFAQSKNTIGFSYRIKPAVWLVTFFGLSFIQVVERVVTIYWMNGKEGNYFISTIPIVIVLFLFIINKPDIGKGSWVNYIGKQTVGIYVVHTAVINITNQLIDYWELNYFREHLLWGILFTPYIFFFSYATYMTIQKLKKEALLRLKKNA; encoded by the coding sequence ATGAATAGGAATACTACCATTGACTTTATAAAATTCTTTGCTATGATCTTCATTGTTTATATCCATGCCAATGCTTTTGAAAATGTAAATATACTAGGTGTTGAAGGAAAAAAAATAGATCTAATTATTGATACTTTTGCCCGTTTTGGAGTGCCATTTTTCTTTATGGTTTCCGGATATTTAGTCGTTAACCAAGTTCAAAATCGTGGAGGTAAGTATTTTACTGGCTATATCTTCAAACTAGTTAAACTCTATGTAGCATGGTTTCTTTTTTTTATATTTTACGATTTATTAATGAAAATTATTAATGAAGGCTTCAAAACTGGTGTATTATGGGATTATGTAGCCAGCTATAATTCTCTTGAAGTATTCTACTATGGTGCTGGTCACACTCAATATCATCTTTGGTATCTTTTAGCAGCAATTTGGGGTATGGTAATCTTTTCAATATTTTACTATTTCCAAAAAACCAATATTCTATTTTTTATCAGTCTTACCCTATATTTGATCGGGCTTCTTGATCAGTCGTACTCAGGGATTTATAATTTATATTTTAATTCTAGGGATGGTATATTCTTTGGGTTGTTTTATATAACCTTAGGTGCAATGTTTGCTCAAAGTAAAAATACCATAGGTTTCAGCTATAGGATAAAACCTGCAGTATGGCTAGTTACATTCTTTGGGCTATCTTTTATTCAAGTAGTGGAAAGAGTGGTTACAATTTATTGGATGAATGGTAAAGAGGGAAATTATTTTATTTCTACTATACCTATAGTTATTGTGTTGTTTTTGTTTATAATAAACAAGCCTGATATCGGTAAGGGGTCTTGGGTTAATTATATAGGTAAACAAACGGTAGGAATATATGTGGTTCACACAGCGGTTATTAATATAACTAATCAATTAATAGATTATTGGGAATTGAATTATTTTAGGGAACATCTGTTGTGGGGAATATTATTTACACCTTATATTTTCTTCTTTTCCTATGCAACATACATGACAATACAAAAGCTAAAAAAAGAAGCTTTGTTAAGGCTAAAAAAGAATGCATAA
- the galU gene encoding UTP--glucose-1-phosphate uridylyltransferase GalU translates to MKSVKKAIIPAAGLGTRFLPATKAMPKEMLPIVDRPTIEYIVEEAVKSGIEDIIIVTGKGKRAIEDHFDSAFELEESLVKKEKFEMLEEVRKSANVDIHYIRQKEPKGLGHAIWCARKFIGDEPFAVLLGDDIVQHDKPCLRQLMDEYEQVQSSVIGVQFVPDDQTHRYGIIDPLEQDGRRFKVKKFVEKPVENAPSNMGIVGRYILTPEIFDYLSEHNIGAGGEIQLTDAIEQLNKLKPVYAYEFEGNRYDVGEKFGFIQTTLEIALTRDDLREPLERYIKELNEQLSGVKK, encoded by the coding sequence ATGAAATCAGTTAAGAAGGCAATTATACCGGCTGCTGGTCTAGGCACAAGATTCCTACCAGCCACTAAAGCTATGCCTAAGGAAATGTTACCTATTGTAGACCGTCCCACAATTGAATACATTGTAGAAGAAGCAGTGAAATCTGGGATTGAAGACATTATTATAGTTACCGGAAAAGGAAAAAGAGCAATTGAAGACCATTTTGATAGTGCGTTTGAGCTAGAAGAAAGCTTGGTAAAAAAAGAGAAATTCGAAATGTTAGAAGAAGTTAGGAAATCAGCTAATGTTGATATACACTATATACGACAAAAAGAGCCGAAAGGGTTAGGTCATGCTATATGGTGTGCAAGGAAATTCATAGGGGATGAACCTTTCGCTGTACTTTTGGGGGATGATATTGTCCAACATGACAAACCTTGTTTGAGGCAGCTTATGGATGAATATGAACAAGTTCAATCATCTGTCATTGGTGTGCAATTTGTTCCCGATGATCAAACGCATAGATATGGAATTATTGATCCACTAGAGCAAGATGGACGAAGGTTCAAGGTGAAAAAGTTTGTAGAAAAGCCTGTTGAAAATGCGCCTTCTAATATGGGGATTGTTGGTCGTTACATTCTTACACCAGAGATTTTTGACTATTTAAGTGAGCACAACATTGGAGCTGGGGGAGAAATACAGCTAACTGATGCTATTGAACAATTGAATAAATTGAAACCTGTATATGCTTACGAATTTGAAGGTAATCGTTATGATGTAGGTGAAAAATTCGGTTTTATACAAACTACTTTAGAAATAGCGCTAACACGAGATGATTTAAGAGAACCATTAGAAAGATATATAAAGGAATTGAATGAACAGTTAAGTGGTGTTAAAAAATAA
- a CDS encoding CDP-glycerol glycerophosphotransferase family protein, which translates to MRQKSKQQPYAADIKLHGNHQISIFIPMSKQKDRNNRLILVNRQTQEEINLPLNRKDVNRVTWLLYGVLDYSVWSKKLFNGKYWDLYLQNSEGTRRVSGTNNSFEYVRINQDGSTFHPYVTEKGNVSFKHSEVDLFAGINDVNLNDDGVITIKGQVEKIDLNRVKESYMIISDSSNTENRIPIQITENTGENFNIFQTQIQLDEAYTVLVPNALKFTLGLEYTEEEAVVVRESPRLKYHGPGTFEKTQIIYDGKTQIKFTIKPTKKKRYLSVKILEDNPLKETAEKLELKVIKIRRGKKALKLYKKIFRIASLLPRKNNLVVFESFHGKQYSDSPRAIYEYMKKNEPGYHLVWSADRRFYNELKEKELPVVRRFSIKWLLVMTRAKYWVTNTRLPNWMPKPKGTEYLQTWHGTPLKRLATDMNEVHMPGTNTFKYKSNFIKETGKWDYLVAPNQYSSEIFERAFLFNGKMIESGYPRNDYLNQQDNQETIDGLKESLNIPTDKKVILYAPTWRDNQFYQKGKYKFDLSLDLEQMREELGDDHVVILRMHYLIAENFDLGPFEGFAYDLSKHEDIRDLYLISDVLITDYSSVFFDYANLRRPIIFYVYDLDEYRDSLRGFYLDLETEAPGPLTKTTDEVINSINAFENSNYLLGKEFEKFYDRFCSWEDGESSKRVVEEVFKK; encoded by the coding sequence ATGAGACAAAAAAGTAAGCAACAGCCATATGCTGCAGATATTAAACTACATGGCAACCACCAAATATCAATATTTATACCAATGTCTAAACAAAAAGACCGTAATAATCGCTTAATCTTAGTTAATAGGCAAACTCAAGAAGAAATAAACCTACCTTTAAATAGGAAAGACGTGAATCGTGTTACATGGCTTCTTTATGGAGTCTTGGATTATTCTGTATGGAGTAAGAAGTTATTCAATGGTAAGTATTGGGATCTTTATTTGCAAAATAGTGAAGGTACTCGGCGTGTAAGCGGTACAAACAATTCATTTGAGTACGTAAGAATTAATCAGGATGGGAGCACATTCCACCCGTATGTTACTGAAAAAGGTAATGTTTCATTCAAACATAGCGAAGTTGATCTTTTTGCAGGTATAAATGATGTCAATCTTAATGATGATGGAGTGATAACCATCAAGGGCCAAGTGGAAAAGATAGATTTGAATAGAGTTAAAGAAAGTTATATGATCATTAGTGATTCATCTAATACTGAAAACAGAATACCTATTCAAATAACAGAAAATACAGGGGAGAATTTTAATATATTCCAAACCCAAATTCAACTTGATGAAGCTTATACAGTATTAGTGCCTAATGCATTGAAGTTTACACTAGGATTAGAGTATACAGAGGAAGAGGCAGTTGTGGTAAGGGAAAGTCCAAGGTTAAAATATCATGGGCCCGGCACATTTGAGAAAACTCAAATTATTTATGATGGTAAAACTCAAATTAAATTTACTATTAAACCTACCAAGAAAAAAAGATACCTATCAGTTAAAATACTTGAAGACAACCCCTTAAAGGAAACAGCCGAAAAGCTTGAATTAAAAGTGATTAAAATTAGAAGAGGTAAAAAAGCACTAAAACTTTATAAAAAAATTTTTCGAATTGCGAGTTTACTTCCACGGAAAAATAATTTGGTTGTGTTCGAAAGTTTTCACGGCAAGCAGTATAGTGACAGTCCACGAGCGATATACGAATATATGAAAAAAAATGAACCTGGTTATCATTTAGTTTGGAGTGCAGACAGAAGGTTCTATAATGAACTTAAAGAAAAAGAACTTCCTGTCGTAAGGCGATTTTCCATTAAATGGTTGTTAGTGATGACTAGGGCTAAATATTGGGTGACAAATACACGTCTCCCTAACTGGATGCCAAAACCTAAAGGTACTGAGTATTTGCAAACTTGGCACGGAACTCCTTTAAAACGACTGGCAACTGATATGAATGAAGTTCATATGCCGGGTACGAACACATTTAAATACAAGAGTAACTTCATTAAAGAAACTGGTAAATGGGATTATTTAGTGGCTCCTAATCAATATTCTAGTGAAATATTTGAGAGAGCTTTCTTGTTTAATGGTAAGATGATTGAGTCTGGTTATCCAAGAAATGATTACTTGAATCAGCAAGATAATCAGGAAACGATTGACGGCTTGAAAGAAAGTTTAAATATCCCGACAGATAAAAAAGTGATATTGTACGCACCAACCTGGAGAGATAATCAATTTTATCAAAAAGGAAAATACAAATTCGATCTTAGTTTAGATTTAGAACAAATGAGAGAGGAATTAGGTGATGATCATGTAGTAATTCTTCGAATGCATTACCTAATTGCTGAAAACTTTGACCTTGGTCCGTTTGAAGGCTTTGCCTATGATCTTTCTAAACATGAAGATATCCGTGATTTATATTTAATCTCTGATGTATTAATCACTGATTATTCATCTGTATTTTTTGATTATGCTAATTTGAGAAGGCCAATTATTTTTTACGTATATGACCTTGATGAATACCGCGACAGCTTAAGAGGTTTTTATTTGGACTTAGAAACGGAAGCCCCAGGCCCATTAACTAAAACAACGGATGAGGTAATTAACTCAATTAATGCATTTGAAAATAGTAATTATCTTTTAGGTAAAGAGTTTGAAAAGTTTTATGATCGTTTCTGTTCTTGGGAGGATGGAGAATCTTCTAAGCGTGTTGTAGAAGAAGTCTTTAAAAAATAA